A part of Bacillus thuringiensis genomic DNA contains:
- the yutH gene encoding spore coat putative kinase YutH: MIHHIYEHYHMHVKELIPLGPYKSFWIRNKIYVLVPIGEMEEEVLVEMKKLSDYMNQQGDITVATFVPTIHGYYVSEIEEQNYCLLKGMRALERHATSLGSELSIFHKRGAFFPEEIEQLSRIGEWKALWEKRLDQLEKFWQSQVMNHPTDVFDQLFIESFPYYLGVAENAIQYVVDTEMDATPQVTDAATICQERFTPLLWHQTKRLKLPFDWVYDHPSRDIAEWIRHMTIEKKKDWEQTIVQFVTDYERNYSLSSFGWRLLFARLLFPLHYFETVERYYQTGNEEQKSIYRDRLEAILHDVNRSEQFMKHFYGSLRLPVDKLGIRKLDWLS, encoded by the coding sequence ATGATTCATCATATTTATGAGCATTATCATATGCATGTTAAAGAATTAATCCCCCTTGGCCCCTATAAAAGCTTTTGGATTCGCAACAAAATTTATGTACTTGTTCCAATTGGAGAAATGGAGGAAGAAGTACTTGTAGAGATGAAAAAGCTCAGTGATTATATGAACCAGCAAGGGGATATAACTGTAGCGACTTTCGTTCCGACTATACACGGCTACTATGTAAGTGAGATAGAAGAACAAAATTACTGCTTATTAAAAGGTATGCGTGCGTTAGAACGACATGCTACATCATTAGGAAGTGAGCTTTCTATATTCCATAAACGAGGTGCATTCTTTCCAGAAGAAATTGAGCAATTAAGCCGTATTGGTGAATGGAAAGCGTTATGGGAAAAAAGGCTCGATCAATTAGAGAAATTTTGGCAATCACAAGTGATGAACCACCCTACAGACGTATTCGATCAATTGTTTATTGAATCCTTCCCGTATTACTTAGGAGTTGCAGAAAATGCAATCCAATATGTTGTAGATACAGAGATGGATGCTACGCCGCAAGTAACTGATGCAGCAACAATTTGTCAAGAACGATTCACACCTTTATTATGGCATCAAACGAAGCGGCTCAAACTTCCTTTTGATTGGGTGTATGATCACCCGAGTCGAGATATTGCAGAATGGATCCGCCATATGACGATAGAAAAAAAGAAAGACTGGGAGCAAACAATTGTTCAATTTGTTACAGATTATGAACGTAATTATTCGCTATCCTCATTTGGTTGGCGCTTATTATTTGCAAGGCTCTTGTTCCCGCTTCACTATTTTGAAACGGTCGAACGATATTACCAAACTGGAAACGAAGAACAAAAAAGCATATATAGAGATCGCTTAGAAGCCATTTTACACGATGTGAACCGCTCAGAGCAATTTATGAAGCATTTTTATGGCTCACTTCGTTTACCAGTAGATAAGCTTGGGATTAGAAAATTAGATTGGCTATCTTAA
- a CDS encoding phosphoribosyltransferase family protein, with translation MKTNNSPISLLQTQNNTYNVLNNIKVHVEVRDNPYNLELDNLFQMAARINKKRSFLFVSTILGKHLPIKPAISLTSGLALAARYMEVLHNAFHPFQKEILNLISLEVDEIPEEVFHYQYPLQEEVLFIGFAETATALGHSMFQCFQNAKYVHTTRESIPNLESVITFEEEHSHATSHRCYVDESFFQNSNPIVLVDDEMTTGKTALNIIRSIQNKFPREEYIIASLLDWRSNTNRRQFKQLEEELQIKIHVISLLEGSIYTTGQPLNISKTDIQIEETKLNFKKHTLTCPTLSYTSNYIKYTGRFGISAYEQKHIHSFAQEAGRTLNRERIGKRTLCLGTGEFMYIPMKIAAEMGENILYQSTTRSPIHPVSNDVNYAIHNHFSYPSPEDSTITNYFYNISPHDYDEVFVFMERDLGEEALSPLLQQLQTVIPFIHIVSFSNSIEKEG, from the coding sequence ATGAAAACAAACAATTCACCGATCTCCTTATTACAAACGCAAAACAACACGTATAACGTTTTAAATAATATAAAGGTTCATGTAGAAGTACGTGATAATCCATATAACTTAGAATTAGACAATCTTTTTCAAATGGCAGCGAGGATAAATAAGAAGCGGAGTTTTTTGTTTGTGAGTACAATTCTTGGAAAGCATCTTCCTATTAAACCTGCAATCTCTCTAACAAGTGGGCTCGCTCTCGCTGCAAGATATATGGAAGTACTACATAATGCTTTTCATCCGTTTCAAAAAGAAATTTTAAATCTTATTTCATTAGAAGTTGATGAAATTCCAGAAGAAGTATTTCATTATCAATATCCCTTGCAAGAAGAAGTGTTATTTATCGGATTTGCTGAAACAGCAACAGCACTTGGTCATTCTATGTTTCAATGCTTTCAAAATGCAAAGTATGTACATACAACTAGGGAATCGATACCCAACCTCGAATCTGTCATTACATTTGAGGAAGAACACTCCCATGCAACATCGCACCGTTGTTATGTGGATGAAAGCTTTTTTCAAAACAGCAATCCAATTGTTCTCGTAGATGATGAGATGACAACAGGAAAAACAGCATTAAATATTATTAGATCGATTCAAAATAAATTCCCACGAGAAGAATATATTATTGCTTCTTTATTAGACTGGCGTTCTAATACGAATAGAAGACAATTTAAACAATTAGAAGAAGAGCTTCAAATTAAGATTCATGTTATTTCTTTATTAGAAGGCAGTATTTATACAACTGGCCAACCATTGAATATTTCAAAAACAGATATTCAAATTGAAGAAACTAAACTTAATTTCAAAAAACATACCCTTACCTGCCCAACATTATCCTATACATCAAATTATATAAAATATACTGGGCGATTCGGCATTTCAGCATATGAACAAAAGCACATTCATTCTTTCGCTCAAGAAGCAGGAAGAACTTTAAATAGAGAAAGAATTGGAAAACGAACACTCTGTCTCGGAACGGGTGAATTTATGTATATTCCAATGAAAATTGCTGCTGAAATGGGTGAAAATATTTTATATCAATCTACAACACGAAGCCCTATCCACCCTGTTTCAAATGATGTGAACTACGCCATTCATAATCATTTCTCATATCCAAGTCCCGAAGATTCTACTATTACAAATTACTTTTATAATATTTCACCTCATGATTACGATGAAGTATTTGTTTTTATGGAACGTGATTTAGGAGAAGAAGCCCTATCTCCTCTTCTACAGCAGTTACAAACAGTTATTCCCTTTATTCATATCGTCTCATTTTCAAATAGCATAGAAAAGGAAGGTTGA
- a CDS encoding phosphatidylglycerophosphatase A family protein, translating into MKESNQLQERALQLLQERGVTIDDIAELVHFLQKKYHPNLEMSECRYNVERVLSKREVQNALITGIELDVLAEKGMLSEPLQDIVKRDEGLYGIDEVIALSIVNVYGSIGFTNFGYIDKLKPGILEFLNDKSSGKVHTFLDDIVGGIAAAASSRLAHRAEHSE; encoded by the coding sequence ATGAAAGAATCAAATCAACTACAAGAAAGAGCATTACAACTATTACAAGAGCGCGGTGTAACAATTGACGATATTGCTGAACTTGTTCATTTTCTTCAAAAAAAATATCATCCAAATTTAGAGATGTCAGAATGCCGTTATAACGTTGAGCGTGTATTATCAAAACGTGAAGTACAAAACGCACTGATTACTGGTATCGAACTCGATGTCCTTGCTGAAAAAGGAATGTTAAGTGAGCCGTTACAAGATATCGTAAAACGCGATGAAGGCTTATACGGAATTGATGAAGTGATCGCACTTTCTATCGTTAATGTGTACGGCTCTATCGGTTTCACGAACTTTGGATATATCGATAAATTAAAACCTGGTATTTTAGAATTCTTAAATGATAAATCATCTGGAAAGGTACACACATTCCTTGATGATATCGTTGGCGGAATCGCTGCCGCTGCTTCAAGCCGTTTAGCGCACAGAGCTGAGCATTCGGAATAA
- a CDS encoding helix-turn-helix domain-containing protein, which translates to MKLGERIRQIRIHREMTQGELVKGICSITYLSRIENGQIKPSQSFLQKVAKKLDIDVNHLIKVNMHSAEETISDIADRYKETKELAENEVSILELHAREMHPTSILLKIFGVLVHYYVRSESIKKAQTIYNHSTNLIPSRPNKQFASDFLYYYIACGNYFYYIQDFLKANEHYVQADKLLTSEETLQRADLYYNMSLVKQRIINSQSVSLAYSKKAYNIYQKLNIPSRITETLITICVQYHLDGNYEESLKHLKRAEEYIKPLNDPNLLAMVEYNYGRVFQGLKEYEKAIHHFNNTLEINESLHQHMDKIYALRSLIEIYLELKEWEQVDKYMSTALQIVETYNVSSIQVEIYMYKAQILKTRGDYYSYEKEMQNTIQLGIDKNQYVRTKQLATELGDYYYDIRAYKQSAKYYKMALNCCIDIK; encoded by the coding sequence TTGAAACTAGGTGAAAGAATACGACAAATTCGAATACATCGTGAAATGACACAAGGAGAACTAGTGAAGGGCATATGTTCTATTACATATTTAAGCAGAATTGAAAATGGTCAAATAAAGCCCTCTCAATCTTTCCTGCAAAAAGTCGCAAAAAAACTTGATATAGATGTAAATCACCTTATCAAGGTAAATATGCATAGTGCAGAAGAGACCATATCTGATATTGCGGATCGTTACAAAGAGACAAAAGAATTAGCCGAAAATGAAGTTTCTATTTTAGAACTACATGCACGCGAAATGCATCCAACTTCTATACTTTTAAAAATTTTCGGTGTCTTAGTTCATTATTATGTCCGCTCTGAATCAATTAAAAAAGCTCAAACAATTTACAATCACTCTACAAATTTAATACCAAGTCGTCCAAATAAGCAATTTGCTTCTGATTTTTTATATTATTACATAGCATGTGGAAATTATTTTTACTATATACAAGATTTCCTTAAGGCAAATGAACATTATGTACAGGCTGATAAATTATTGACTTCTGAAGAAACTCTACAACGTGCCGACCTATACTACAATATGAGCTTAGTAAAACAACGTATTATTAATAGTCAATCTGTCAGCTTAGCATATTCAAAAAAAGCTTATAACATTTATCAAAAATTGAATATCCCTTCAAGAATAACAGAAACCCTTATAACAATATGCGTTCAATATCATTTAGACGGAAACTACGAAGAATCATTAAAACATTTAAAAAGAGCTGAGGAATACATAAAACCTCTCAATGATCCCAATCTATTAGCAATGGTTGAATATAATTATGGAAGAGTATTCCAAGGACTAAAAGAATACGAAAAAGCTATTCACCATTTTAATAATACACTTGAGATTAATGAAAGCTTACATCAACATATGGATAAAATATATGCTTTGCGAAGTCTCATTGAAATTTATTTAGAATTAAAAGAATGGGAGCAAGTAGATAAATATATGTCAACCGCTCTACAAATTGTTGAAACTTATAATGTTTCCTCAATACAAGTTGAAATTTATATGTACAAAGCACAAATACTTAAGACTCGTGGCGACTACTATAGTTACGAAAAAGAAATGCAAAATACAATTCAGTTAGGTATAGATAAAAACCAATATGTTCGTACAAAACAACTGGCTACCGAATTGGGAGATTATTATTACGACATTAGGGCATATAAACAATCTGCTAAATATTATAAAATGGCTTTAAATTGTTGCATTGATATAAAATAG
- a CDS encoding HAD family hydrolase gives MIFASDLDQTLIYSRKSFRAPIEDESIQLIETLDGKEISFISHKTISLLKKLQLHSYFIPVTTRTIEQFQRITLFQNEIIPEYAITSNGGNILHDGKQDVTWNKEIKKRLSVECLERNDILKEFEQIAHKDWVISQKTADDLFHYCIIKRENIPYDELTSFISWLDKQGWAHSLQGRKLYFVPKPINKWDALQYIKEILQIDTIITAGDSLLDLCMLEKANHAFAPLHGELGAMHDHLQSHILKTDAVGIYAAEEIVNKSLQIIHSSLPTS, from the coding sequence ATGATTTTCGCTAGTGATCTTGATCAGACGCTTATTTATTCCCGGAAATCGTTTCGTGCCCCTATAGAAGATGAATCAATTCAACTCATTGAAACTTTAGATGGGAAAGAAATTTCTTTCATATCACATAAAACCATTTCACTACTAAAAAAATTGCAACTGCACTCATATTTTATCCCAGTTACAACAAGAACGATTGAACAGTTTCAGCGTATTACTTTATTCCAAAATGAAATCATTCCCGAATATGCCATTACAAGTAACGGCGGTAATATCCTTCATGACGGCAAGCAAGATGTTACTTGGAACAAAGAAATAAAAAAAAGACTTTCAGTAGAATGTTTAGAGAGAAACGATATACTAAAGGAATTTGAACAAATCGCTCATAAAGATTGGGTTATATCACAAAAAACAGCTGATGATCTATTCCACTATTGCATCATTAAACGAGAGAACATTCCTTATGACGAATTAACATCCTTTATTTCTTGGTTAGACAAACAAGGCTGGGCCCATTCACTTCAAGGTAGAAAATTATATTTTGTACCGAAGCCTATTAACAAATGGGATGCCTTGCAATATATAAAAGAAATTTTGCAAATAGATACGATTATTACAGCTGGGGATTCTTTACTCGATCTATGCATGCTTGAAAAGGCGAATCATGCCTTCGCACCACTTCATGGTGAATTAGGAGCAATGCATGATCACTTACAATCCCATATTTTAAAAACAGACGCAGTTGGCATATATGCCGCAGAAGAAATCGTAAATAAATCACTTCAAATTATTCATAGTTCATTACCCACCTCATAA
- a CDS encoding GNAT family N-acetyltransferase, whose protein sequence is MDIHKLTVEEANEINTWTYEEPYDLYSFSGEEEAIEELLDGTYYGCCDDKGEFIGYFCFGENAQVPGGRDAHLYGGEDVIDIGLGMKPALTGNGLGKMFFQAGITFAAKEYKPKTFRLSVATFNTRAITLYKNIGFQQGPTFLSRGREFMIMEYERPSV, encoded by the coding sequence GTGGATATACATAAGTTAACAGTAGAAGAAGCAAATGAGATAAATACGTGGACGTATGAGGAACCTTATGATTTGTATAGTTTTTCAGGGGAGGAAGAAGCAATAGAAGAACTATTAGATGGGACGTATTATGGCTGTTGTGACGATAAGGGAGAGTTTATTGGTTATTTTTGTTTTGGGGAAAATGCACAAGTGCCAGGAGGAAGAGATGCTCATTTATATGGTGGAGAAGATGTAATTGATATCGGACTTGGCATGAAGCCAGCGTTAACAGGGAATGGGCTGGGGAAAATGTTTTTTCAAGCTGGGATAACCTTTGCAGCGAAAGAATATAAGCCGAAGACGTTTCGACTTAGTGTAGCGACATTTAATACACGAGCGATTACGCTATATAAAAACATAGGTTTTCAGCAAGGGCCTACTTTTTTGAGCCGCGGAAGAGAATTTATGATTATGGAATATGAAAGACCGTCAGTATGA
- a CDS encoding YuzD family protein — protein sequence MVNVQVYGTKVICASCVGMPSSTETFEWLQAAIGRKYEGQENKFNFEYIDFQEEQEDEDKKAFAERVVEEDLFYPVVLVNGEIVGEGNPRLKDVYEEIEKYL from the coding sequence ATGGTTAATGTTCAAGTGTATGGGACGAAAGTAATTTGTGCGAGCTGCGTTGGAATGCCATCTTCAACAGAAACGTTTGAATGGTTACAAGCGGCGATTGGGCGTAAATATGAAGGACAAGAAAATAAATTTAATTTCGAGTATATTGATTTTCAAGAAGAACAAGAAGATGAAGATAAAAAAGCATTCGCAGAGCGCGTAGTGGAGGAAGATTTATTTTATCCGGTCGTTCTTGTAAATGGAGAAATTGTTGGAGAAGGAAATCCTCGTTTGAAGGATGTTTACGAAGAAATCGAGAAATATTTATAA
- a CDS encoding cysteine protease StiP family protein, whose amino-acid sequence MVKVNSHISSYDPNDAIFLLKDISDLMKESSTETREQAIQAGTHYSEMLPMEYKPSKAYMDLFFSSLQQYKHKLAIAVGVVAEQIIQTKGTNLVLVSLARAGTPIGILIKRYIRYQYNLDVPHYCISIVRGRGIDENALHYILEHHSKETIQFIDGWTGKGAIKKELEYAVHTFNERNNTHISHCMAVLADPGYCTSIYGTREDFLIPSACLNATVSGLISRTVLNDTYIGPNDFHGVKYYKELEQEDLSNFFIDEVTDLFPSVHSHVDNQLRYIASTYTDPSWQGLKDIQSIQNHFKIDDINLIKPGVGETTRVLLRRIPWKILIRKQNNPDLKHILLLAKEKNVPIEIYENMAYSCCGLIKPLRRETI is encoded by the coding sequence ATGGTAAAAGTAAATTCTCATATTAGTAGTTATGATCCAAATGATGCTATTTTTCTATTAAAAGATATTAGTGATTTAATGAAAGAAAGTTCCACAGAAACTAGAGAACAAGCAATTCAAGCTGGCACACATTATTCCGAAATGTTACCAATGGAATATAAACCATCTAAAGCGTATATGGATTTATTCTTTTCTTCCCTGCAACAATACAAACACAAACTAGCTATTGCTGTTGGAGTTGTCGCCGAACAAATTATACAGACTAAAGGAACTAACCTTGTCCTCGTTTCATTAGCTCGTGCTGGTACACCTATTGGCATTCTTATAAAACGCTACATACGTTATCAATACAACCTTGATGTACCTCACTATTGTATTTCTATTGTTCGCGGACGCGGTATTGATGAAAATGCACTCCATTATATTTTGGAACATCACTCTAAAGAGACAATTCAATTCATTGATGGATGGACTGGGAAAGGTGCAATAAAAAAAGAATTAGAATATGCAGTACACACATTTAACGAACGAAATAATACACACATTTCTCATTGTATGGCTGTGCTTGCTGATCCCGGTTACTGTACTTCAATCTACGGTACGCGTGAAGATTTTCTTATTCCTAGCGCTTGCTTAAATGCAACTGTCTCTGGACTAATTAGCCGCACTGTACTAAATGACACCTATATCGGTCCAAATGATTTTCATGGTGTTAAATATTATAAAGAGCTAGAACAAGAAGATTTATCAAATTTCTTCATTGATGAGGTAACAGATTTATTCCCTTCTGTTCATTCTCATGTAGATAATCAATTACGTTATATTGCTTCAACTTACACGGATCCCTCTTGGCAAGGATTAAAAGATATACAGTCTATCCAAAATCATTTTAAAATTGACGATATTAACTTAATTAAACCAGGAGTCGGTGAAACAACTCGCGTATTACTCCGAAGAATACCATGGAAAATTTTAATACGTAAGCAAAACAATCCCGATTTAAAGCATATTTTACTTCTTGCTAAAGAAAAGAATGTCCCTATTGAAATATATGAGAATATGGCTTATTCATGTTGTGGGCTCATTAAGCCTCTTAGGAGGGAAACGATATGA
- a CDS encoding carbonic anhydrase, translated as MPKMGNTFLTIQELEKKKEYLLDLSSVIPTWNTSYQFLFKEIQQELLGKVNEKLERHQFVLNICTDQQVGA; from the coding sequence ATGCCAAAAATGGGGAACACTTTTTTAACAATTCAGGAACTAGAAAAGAAAAAAGAGTATTTATTAGACCTTTCATCCGTTATACCAACATGGAATACGAGTTATCAATTTTTATTTAAAGAAATCCAGCAAGAATTATTGGGTAAAGTAAATGAAAAACTCGAAAGACATCAATTCGTTTTAAATATATGTACAGATCAGCAGGTAGGGGCATAA
- a CDS encoding NifU family protein gives MENPHMQEQVLEVLDKLRPFLLRDGGDVELVDIEEGIVKLRLMGACGSCPSSTITLKAGIERALLEEVPGVIEVEQVF, from the coding sequence ATGGAAAACCCACATATGCAAGAACAAGTATTAGAAGTATTAGATAAATTACGTCCATTCTTACTTCGCGATGGCGGAGACGTTGAGTTAGTAGACATTGAAGAAGGTATCGTAAAATTGCGCCTTATGGGTGCTTGCGGAAGCTGCCCAAGTTCTACAATCACACTAAAAGCTGGTATCGAACGCGCATTACTTGAAGAAGTACCAGGCGTTATTGAAGTAGAACAAGTATTTTAA
- a CDS encoding HpcH/HpaI aldolase/citrate lyase family protein — protein sequence MNYFSYLSLEERQNFFYKEPLSFSKSIEKEQLAYALGATLYTPGTKETIAEDIIRKKHVEATSIILCLEDSISDKEVKLAEQNIVVQIQQIANLVSANILNQADLPLLFIRVRQPSQMKTIVTELGSAVHCLCGFVFPKFTPVNGKIYINQLAYINELHSLSLYGMPILESPEIMYKETRVESLLQIKDLLDSYRDYILNVRIGATDFSSIFGIRRNKYTPIYHITVVRDCISDIINIFSRAKNEYVISGCVWEYFSNDYEEGLIQEVSLDHANGLIGKTVIHPSHIRVVQAMHIVTMEDYLDARSILQNADTYNGVLKSSFANKMNEVKPHYNWARKTILKSNIYGVLHENKQFTDLLITNAKQHV from the coding sequence TTGAATTACTTTTCTTATCTCTCCTTAGAAGAACGTCAAAATTTTTTCTACAAAGAACCTCTTAGTTTTTCGAAAAGTATAGAGAAAGAGCAATTAGCGTACGCATTAGGGGCTACACTATATACTCCTGGCACGAAAGAAACTATCGCGGAAGATATAATTAGAAAAAAACATGTGGAAGCTACCTCGATTATTCTTTGTCTAGAAGACTCTATCAGCGATAAGGAAGTAAAACTTGCAGAGCAAAACATTGTCGTTCAAATACAGCAAATCGCCAACTTAGTCAGTGCCAACATACTAAATCAAGCAGACCTCCCACTTCTTTTTATTAGAGTTCGACAGCCCAGTCAAATGAAAACAATTGTTACTGAATTAGGTAGTGCTGTTCATTGCTTATGTGGTTTTGTCTTTCCAAAATTCACACCCGTTAATGGAAAGATTTATATCAATCAGCTTGCATATATAAACGAGCTACATTCATTATCCCTTTATGGAATGCCGATTTTAGAATCACCAGAAATTATGTATAAAGAAACACGTGTAGAATCATTATTACAAATAAAAGATCTACTAGATTCCTATCGTGATTACATCTTAAATGTACGTATTGGCGCTACTGATTTTTCAAGTATATTTGGTATTCGGCGCAATAAATACACCCCTATCTATCATATTACTGTTGTTCGTGATTGTATTTCCGACATTATTAATATTTTCTCCAGAGCAAAAAATGAATATGTTATTTCAGGATGTGTATGGGAATATTTTTCTAATGATTACGAAGAAGGGCTCATTCAAGAGGTATCGCTTGACCATGCAAATGGATTAATTGGAAAAACAGTTATTCACCCATCTCATATTAGAGTTGTACAAGCAATGCACATTGTTACAATGGAAGATTATTTAGACGCAAGGTCAATTTTACAAAATGCAGATACGTATAACGGAGTGCTAAAAAGCAGTTTTGCTAACAAAATGAATGAAGTAAAGCCTCATTATAACTGGGCTCGCAAAACCATTTTAAAATCTAATATTTACGGGGTGCTACATGAAAACAAACAATTCACCGATCTCCTTATTACAAACGCAAAACAACACGTATAA
- a CDS encoding response regulator transcription factor, which translates to MSTILSEKEKEVAILVSKGMKDKDIAKTLYISRRRVGEIIASIKEKWNIHHRVEIGIWAYYHGWITINKVNEVHDDSGIYAKAINRIPLFKHTGGLIKKLT; encoded by the coding sequence ATGAGTACAATATTAAGTGAAAAAGAAAAAGAGGTAGCTATTCTGGTATCTAAGGGTATGAAGGATAAAGATATTGCTAAAACATTGTATATTAGCCGAAGACGAGTTGGCGAAATTATAGCATCTATTAAAGAAAAATGGAATATTCATCATCGTGTGGAAATTGGGATTTGGGCGTATTACCACGGGTGGATTACGATAAATAAAGTTAATGAGGTACATGATGATTCTGGTATATATGCAAAAGCTATAAATCGCATCCCGTTATTCAAACATACTGGAGGATTAATAAAAAAACTTACTTGA